The sequence below is a genomic window from Anaerobranca californiensis DSM 14826.
GTAAATCTTTATTCCTCGCCCCAATTATCGATATTACCTCTACACCATTTTTATGAAGTTCTTTAGCTTCTGGATACACCGGAGCTACCCCTACTCCCCCACCAATACACACTACCCTTTTAGCTTTGGGATGTTCAGTGGCTTTACCTAAGGGACCAACTAAATCTAAAATTACATCTCCAACTTCTAAGTTTCCTAACAATTTAGTGGATGCCCCAACTTCTTGGAAAATTAAAGTAATACTCCCCTTTTCCCTATCGTAATCAGCAATAGTTAAAGGAAACCTTTCTCCCCTTTCATGTACCCTTAAAATAACAAATTGTCCTGCCTTGGCTTTTCTAGCAATCAAAGGGGCAGCAACAACAATTTGTTTAAGTGTAGGTGCTAAAACCTTCTTTTCCAAAATTTTGTTCACAAGTAACCCTCCCTGTTTTTAACATCACGGAACTAACACATACATTAATAATTTCTATATAAATACTTAAAACCCTGCCATATTTTAAATATTTCTACTAAGTTCTTTTTTTCCCATAAAGGCCACCCCTACGGCGTTATCAGGGGAAAGTTGAGGATGGGCAAAATACACCTCTCCCCGAACCTTTTCCTTTATGTACTTTCTAATATAGGAATTTGATGCCACCCCTCCTATCAATAGTACTTTCTTTAACCCAGTGTTATCCATACCAAAACCCAATATCTTTTCTACTGTTTTTCCGATACATTTAAATACTGCTAAAGCAACATCTTCCCTTTTTTCTCCCCTTTGTACTAACTTTTGAGCTAAAGTTAAAGGCCCAGAAAAACTTGGCACCCCATCTTTAACAGAAGATGGGATTGTCAAAACTTTTTCAGCTTTTTGAGCTAAATTGTCCAGTTCTTTACCAGCAGGAAAGGTTAATCCCAATAAAACTCCTATTCGATCGACAAATTGACCACAGTGGAGATCTGAAGAAGAAGTTAATAACTCAATATTTAACCGATAACTACCCCCTTCTTTGACTAGAAGTAAATCAGTAGTTCCCCCAGAAAGATGTAAAGCTAAAAAAGGTGGTTGTAAATTAAGTGGCACCATACCAGCGTAAATATGTCCTTCTTGGTGGGAACACTCTATTAAAGGGACATTTAAAACATCCCTTAGGACTTGAGCATAATTACTCCCTGCTTTAAAAACTGGCATATAGGAATTTTCTATATTTCTAGGTTTTGTAGAAACAGCTATACCTGAAATTTGTTTTATATCAATCTCCCCTTTTAAACTTGAAAACATAAGGGGAAAGTTGTTATTATGCTGAAAAAAGGCTTCCGATTGACGTAAGCCCCTTTTCCCACTTTCCACTGTTAACATTTTTCTCCTGTCATAAATGATTTCATCTTTTTCATTTACTATCGCTAAAGAAGTTGTATAATTACTAGTATCTATCCCTAAATACAATTTCATTTTACTCTCCCATTTCTTTCTCTTTTCTAATTTGGTCTAACAAACCATTGATAAATTTAGGTGAATCCTCATTACTATAATTTTTCGCCAATTCTACCCCTTCATTTATAGCGACGATATCGGGAATATCTTCTTTAAATAAAATTTCATAGGTAGCAAGCCTTAAAATTGCTTTATCAACCTTAGATAAACGTTCTAACTTCCAATTTTTGCTGTATTTCTTAATCTTTTCATCGATAATTTGTAAATTACCCTCTACACCTAATAGTACATCTTGAAAATATTCTATATCTTTGATAGGCCGCTCAGATAATAAATT
It includes:
- the nusB gene encoding transcription antitermination factor NusB; translation: MSRKEARELAFQGIYQMDILKEKARTIIDNLLSERPIKDIEYFQDVLLGVEGNLQIIDEKIKKYSKNWKLERLSKVDKAILRLATYEILFKEDIPDIVAINEGVELAKNYSNEDSPKFINGLLDQIRKEKEMGE